TCACCATCCCCAACCTGCTGAGCATGGGCCGGCTGGTGGGCGTTCCGATCTTCCTGTGGCTGATTCTCTGGCCGGTGTTCGACGGGCCCAACAACGACGGTTGGGCGATCGCCATCCTGATGCTGAGCGGGATCAGTGACTATCTGGACGGGAAGCTGGCCCGGCGGTGGGGGCAGATCAGCCGGCTCGGTCAGATCCTGGATCCGGCGGCGGACCGGCTGTTTGTGCTGTCGACGCTGGTCGGGCTGACCTGGCGGGGGATTCTGCCGTGGTGGGTCACCGCGTTGCTGCTGGCGCGGGAGGTTTTTATCGGTGCGTTGTTGCCGATTCTGAGCAAGCACCGGTACGGGCCGTTGCAGGTGAGTTTTCTCGGCAAGGCGGCGACCTTCAATCTGATGTACGGCTTTCCGCTTCTGCTGCTGGGTGACGGCTCGGGCTGGCTGGCCGACACGGCCGGCGTGGTGAGTTGGGCGTTCATCTGGTGGGGAACGGTGCTCTACTGGTGGGCGGGCATCCTCTACGCGGTGCAGGCCAGACAACTGGTGAAGGCGGACGCCGCGGCGGCCGCGGGCTGAGCCTGCCGGTACCCGTAGGGCACCCTTTGCGTGCCCTTAGCGCGCAGCACACACCCCCTGATGGGGCGTGGGACGAGACGAGTCCCACGCCCCATCGGTGCGTCGGGAGGGGGTTACCGGGTAGAGATGCCTTCGGAACGGTTTGATGGAACCCCGTGCAGGGGCATTCCAGAGCCGCGAAGGAGGACGCACCCGATATGAAAGCCGTTGTGATGGCAGGGGGCGAGGGAACTCGCCTTCGCCCGATGACCTCGAGCATGCCCAAACCACTGCTACCGGTGGCGAACCGCCCGATCATGGAGCATGTGCTGAGGCTGCTGAAGCGTCACGGCCTCACCGACACCGTGGTCACCGTCCAGTTCCTCGCCTCGCTGGTGAAGAACTACTTCGGTGACGGCGAAGAGCTGGGCATGCACCTCACCTATGCGAACGAGGAGACCCCGCTCGGTACGGCGGGCAGCGTCAAGAACGCGGAGGACGCGCTCCGGGACGACTCCTTTCTGGTGATCTCCGGTGACGCGCTGACCGACTTCGACCTCACCGACCTGATCGCGTTCCACCGGCGCAAGGGTGCGCTGGTGACGGTCTGTCTGACCCGGGTGCCCAATCCGCTGGAGTTCGGGATCACCATCACCGACGACGAGGGCCGGGTGGAGCGGTTCCTGGAGAAGCCGACCTGGGGTCAGGTCTTCTCGGACACCGTGAACACCGGTATCTACGTGATGGAGCCGGAGGTCTTCGACTACGTCGCCGCGGGCGAGTCGGTGGACTGGTCGAGCGATGTGTTCCCGCAGTTGCTCAAGGAGGGCAAGCCGGTCTTCGGGTACGTCGCCGAGGGCTACTGGGAGGACGTGGGCACCCACGAGAGCTACGGCAAGGCGCAGGCCGACGTCCTGGAGGGCAAGGTCGACGTCGAGCTGGACGGCTTCGAGATCTCCCCGGGGGTCTGGATCGCCGAGGGCGCGGAGGTGGACCCCGAGGCGATCCTGCGCGGGCCGCTGTACATCGGGGACTACGCCAAGGTCGAGGCCGGGGTGGAGCTGCGCGAGCACACCGTGCTGGGCAGCAACGTGGTCGTCAAGCGCGGTGCGTTCCTGCACAAGGCGGTGATCCACGACAACGTGTACATCGGGCCGCAGTGCAACCTGCGCGGCTGCGTGGTCGGCAAGAACACCGATGTGATGCGGGCCGCCCGGATCGAGGACGGGGCGGTGATCGGTGACGAGTGCCTGATCGGCGAGGAGTCGATCATCTCGGGCAACGTCCGGGTCTACCCGTTCAAGACGATCGAGGCCGGGGCCTTCGTCAACACCTCGGTGATCTGGGAGTCGCGGGGCCAGGAGCACCTGTTCGGGGTGCGCGGCGTCTCCGGCATCCTGAACGTCGAGATCACCCCTGAGCTCGCGGTCAAGCTGGCCGGTGCGTACGCCACCACGTTGAAGAAGGGGGCCACCGTCACCATCGCGCGTGACCACTCGCGTGGTGCGCGGGCGCTCAAGCGGGCGATGATCTCGGCGCTGCAGACCAGTGCGATCGACGTCCGCGACCTGGAGAACGTGCCGCTGCCGGTGGCGCGTCAGCACACCGCCAGGGGCAGTGCGGGCGGGATCTTCCTGCGCACCTCGCCGGGGGTGCCGGATTCGCTGGACATCCTGTTCTTCGATGAGCGCGGTGCCGACCTGTCGCAGGCCGGGCAGCGCAAGCTGGACCGGGTCTACGCCCGGCAGGAGTACCGGCGGGCGTTCCCCGGGGAGATCGGGGACCTGTCGCACCCGGGCAGCGTCTTCGACTCGTACGCGGGTAATCTGCTGCGGGCGGTCGACACCACGGGGGTCCGGGAGGCCGGGCTCAAGGTGGTGGTGGACGCCGCGCACGGCAGTGCCGGGCTGGTGCTGCCGAGCATCCTGGGCCGGCTCGGGGTCGAGGCGCTGACCGTCAGCGGCGGCCTGGACGAGGCGCGGCCGACCGAGGACGCCGAGTCGCGGCGGGCCGGGCTGGCCCGGCTGGGCGAGCTGGTGGCTTCCTCGCGGGCGGCGTTCGGGGTGCGGTTCGACCCGGTCGGGGAGCGGGTCTCCTTCGTGGACGAGCTGGGGCGGGTGATCGGGGACGACCGGGCGCTGCTGGTGCTGCTGGACCTGGTCGCGGCCGAGCGCCGGAGCGGGCAGGTGGCGCTGCCGGTGACGACGACGCGGATCGCCGAGCAGGTCGCGGCGTACCACGGCACCCAGGTCACCTGGACCAGCACCTCGCCGGACGACCTGGCCAAGGCGGCCTCGGCGGAGGGCACGGTGTTCGGCGGTGACGGGCGCGGCGGCTTCATCGTGCCGGAGTTCAGCGGGGTGCTGGACGGCGCGGCGGCCTTCGTCCGGCTGGTCGGCCTGGTGGCCAGGACGCAGCTGACGCTCAGCCAGATCGACGCCCGGATCCCGCAGGCGCACATCCAGCGCCGGGACATCGCGACGCCGTGGGCGGCCAAGGGCATGGTGATGCGTTCGGTGGTCGAGGCGGCGGGCAGCCGGCGGCTGGACACCACCGACGGCGTCCGGGTGGTCGAGCCGGACGGGCGGTGGACGCTGGTGCTCCCCGACCCGGCCGAGGCGGTCACCCACCTGTGGGCCGAGGGCCCGGACGACGAGGCCACCCAGCTGTTGCTGGACGAGTGGGCGGCCGTGGTGGACGGCGCCGGCCGGTAGCGGAAAGCTCGGGGCGGGTGGCTGCGGCCACCCGCCCCGTTCGCGTTCCCGGGACCGGACGATCACGATCGGGTGGTCATTCGGCGCGTGTACGGCGGGGGGAGTGCATGGCCGTCCCCCGCGACATGGGACGATGTTCCGCATGCCAGCATCGCCGACGCCGAGTGACCGGGACGGACGCTACTCCCGCCCGGACGCCTCGATGTCCCTGCTGACCAGCGTGATGGATCACGGACTGGACGAGGGCTACGCCGAGGCGGCCAAGGCCCGCGCGGGCGAGGGCCCGCGCCGGATGCCGACCGCGCTCAAGGGAAAGGCCGTGCTCGCGCTCGGCCTGGCGCTCGCCACCACGGTGGTGACGGTCGGTGCGGTCACCTCGCGCCAGGCGGCGCCGACCCTGGCCAAGGAGCGGGACGCCCTGGTGCAGCGGGTCAAGGACGCGAACGGCAACACCGACCACCTCCAGCAGCAGATCCAGGACCTGCGTGGCAAGGTCGACCGGGCGCAGAGCCAGGCGCTGCAGGCCGACGGCAACGACGCGCTGGCGCAGCTCGCTGGCCGGGCGGGCACCGCCGCGGTCAGCGGCCCGGGGGTGAAGCTGCTGCTGGAGGACGCGTCCGGTACGGGCGCGGGCGGCTCGGTCTCCAACCCCCGCGAGGCGGACGGCTTCTCGAACACCGGGCGGCTGAAGGACCGTGACATCCAACTGGTCGTCAACGGCCTGTGGCGGGCCGGGGCCGAGGCGGTCTCGGTGAACGGGCAGCGATTGACCGAGCTCTCCGCGATCCGGGCGGCCGGTGACGCGGTGCTGGTGGACAACCGGCCGCTGGTTCCGCCGTACACCGTGCTGGCGATCGGCAACGGCGCGAAGTTCGCCCAGACCTTCCAGGACGGCGAGGCGGGGCGCTATCTCAAGCTGATCCAGGACGGGTACGGCATCAAGTCGACCCTGACCGTCCAGAAGAAGCTGACCGTGCCGGGCGCGCTCGGCATCACGCTGCGGTACGCGCAGCCCGACACCTCAGGAGCAGCTACACCGTGATTGCCGTTCTGGGTCTCGTGATCGGCGTGGTCGTCGGTCTGATCGTCCAGCCCGAGGTGCCGGACGCCGTGGTGCCGTACCTGCCGATCGCGGTGGTGGCGGCGCTGGACGCGGTCTTCGGTGGTGTCCGGGCGATGCTGGACGGCATCTTCGACGACAAGGTGTTCGTGGTCTCGTTCCTCTCCAACGTGGTGGTGGCGGCGCTGATCGTCTACCTGGGCGACCAGCTGGGCGTCGGGTCGCAGCTGTCCACCGGCGTGGTGGTGGTGCTCGGCATCCGGATCTTCTCCAACGCGGCGGCCATTCGCCGGCACGTGTTCCGGGCCTGAGGAGGAACGATGGCGGCGGAAGAACAGCCGGAGCAGGAAGAACAGCCGGAGCAGGACGAAACAGCCAAGCCGGTGGAGCCCACCGGCAACCCGCGTCGTCGGCTGGCCGTGGCGCTCTGGCCGCCCCGGCTGTCCCGGGGGCAGGTCGTGGTGGCGACGCTGCTGATGGTGCTCGGCTTCGCGCTGGCGGTGCAGGTGCGGTCGACCAACGACCACAACCAGCTGCGCGGTGCGCGGCAGGAGGACTTGGTCCGGATCCTCGACGAACTGGACAGCCGTCAGCAGCGTCTCCTTCAGGAGAAGACGCAACTGGAACAGTCCCTGGCGCAGTTGGAGAACAGCTCCAACCAGGCCAAGGAGGCCCAGGAGCAGACCAGGAAGAAGGCGACGGAGCTCGGGGTGCTGGCCGGTACGGTCCGGGCCACCGGCCCGGGGATCGTACTGACGATCGACGATCCCCAACGGCAGGTGAAGGCGGATATGCTGCTGGACACCCTGCAGGAACTCCGAGCCGCGGGGGCGGAGGCGATTCAGATCAACGACGTGCGAGTGGTGGCGGGCACCTACTTCACCGACACGGACGCGGGCGTGCAGGTCGACGGCAAGAACGTGTCGGCGCCGTTCCGGTTCACGGTGGTGGGGAATCCGCAGGACCTGACACCCGCGCTGAACATCCCGGGCGGCGTGGTGCGCAGCCTGGAGAAGCAGCAGGCACGCGCCACCATCACCCAGGAGCAGAAGGTCGTCGTGGACGCCCTGGCCGCTCCGACGGTGCCTCAGTACGCCAAGCCGGCGGCGAAGTGACGGCCCGACCTCCGTACGGTCCGTCAGTTTCCGGCCGCCCCCGGTGCGATCGTTCGCTCCGGCGTCGGGGACACTGGGACGTACCGCTCGTCCGATCACGGCCGCCAGTCCGGCCGACCGCCTGTCCGAGCCTCACACCCTGCCCCGCGGGCGGGTCTGTCACACGCAAGGGGATTCGCCCGTGAGTCTGTTCTCGAAGCTGTTCGGCCGTTCCAACCGCCGCACCGCGGCGGTCGAGGAGCCGACCGCGCGACACCGCCGCGCGGACGAGTCCGCCGTGCCCGGCATGCGGCCCGCGCCCGACCAGGCGCAGTACGCCGAGCGTCCGCTGTACCGCGAGGGTGGCCAGGCGCCGGCGAATCCGGCGGGCTACGGCGCGTCGGCCGACGCTTCCGGCGCTCCGCGCATAGGTTTCCAGTCGGGACCCTCAACCTCTGGTGGAGGGTTCGCCCAGGAGAACCCCTATGCCGATCACACCCTGCCGGGTGTGCCGCACCAGGAGGCAGCGCAGATGGCCGGTGGTTTGACTCCGTGCCTCCGGTGCGGGAACCAGAACCCGGCCACGGCACGCTTCTGTTCGAACTGCGGCACGGCGCTGCGCGGCGGGCAGCTGCCCGAGGGCGCGGCCGAGACCACCTCGACCATCTCGATCTCCGGCCTGGAGTCGTACGACCCCAACACCACCACCGGCACGGGCACCACTCCGGCGCTGTCGGCCGAGGTGCTGTCGGCGATCGACGCGCTGCCGCCGGGCTCGGCCCTGCTGATCGTGCAGCGCGGCCCGAACTCGGGCAGCCGCTTCCTGCTGGACGCGGACGTGACCACGGCCGGGCGTCACCCCGAGGGTGACATCTTCCTGGACGACGTCACGGTCTCCCGTCGGCACGTGGAGTTCCGGCGCCGTCCGGGTGGCTTCTCGGTGGCCGATGTGGGCAGCCTGAACGGCACCTACGTCAACCGGGAGCGGATCGACGAGGTGCAGCTCAACAACGGCGACGAGGTGCAGATCGGCAAGTACCGGCTGGTCTTCTTCGCCAGCCACCAGCGGGGGTACTGAACCCAACGTCGGCAGGAGCCCGAGTGACCGCGCACACCCCCAGCACCGTCGAGCACTCGCCCGTCCCCGGCTCGCGCCGGGCGGGTGAGGTGCGGCGGCGTGGTGACGAACTGCTCAGCATCGGTGCGGTGCTGACGTTCCTCCGGGACGACTTCCCCGAGGTCACCATCTCGAAGATCCGCTTCCTGGAGGCGGAGGGCTTGGTGGAGCCGCAGCGGACCCCCTCGGGCTACCGCAAGTTCAGCTCCGCCGACCTGGACCGGCTGGCGTACGTGCTGCGGATGCAGCGGGACCACTACCTGCCGCTGCGGGTGATCCGGGAGCACCTGGACGCGATCGAGCGCGGTGAGGCGCCGCCGGCGCTGCCCGCGCCCGACAACCGGCCCGGGCCGCTGGAGGAGGCGGACCGCGAGCTGGTGGCCAATCCGGGCGGCGGGGTGCGGCTGGGCCGCTCCGAGCTGCTGGCGGCGGCCGAGGCCGGCGAGGCCGAGCTGGTCGAGTGGGAGTCGTACGGGCTGGTCTCGGCCGGTCCGGACGGCGGGTACGACGGCGAGGCGCTGCAGGTCGCCCGGTTGGTGGCGGAGCTGGGCCGGTTCGGCCTGGAGCCGCGGCACCTGCGGGCGATGAAGGCCGGGGCCGAGCGCGAGGTGGCCCTGATCGACCAGGTGGTGGCCCCGCTGCGGCGGCACCGCAACCCGCAGACCCGGGCCCACGCCGAGGCCACCGCGCGCGAGCTGGCGACCCTTTCGGTCCGCCTGCACGCGGCTATGGTGCAGGCTGGACTGCGTTCGCGGGCGTAGGGTCTGACCGGCTGCGCTTTCATATCCGAGGCAGGGGTCATAGGGTTGCGATGTGAATGAGCTCGACGTCGTGGGTGTCAGGGTGGAGATGCCTTCCAATCAGCCGATCGTGCTGCTTCGGGAGGTAGGGGGCGATCGGTACCTGCCGATCTGGATCGGTCCTGGTGAGGCGACGGCGATCGCCTTCGCCCAGCAGGGCATGACGCCGGTACGGCCGCTGACCCACGACCTGTTCAAGGACGTGCTGGAGGCGCTCGGCCAGCAGCTCACCGAGGTGCGGATCAGCGATCTGCGGGACGGGGTCTTCTACGCCGAGCTGGTCTTCTCCGGCGGGGTCGAGGTGAGTGCCCGGCCGTCCGATGCGATAGCGCTGGCGCTGCGCACCGGTACGCCGATCTTCGGGGCCGAGGAGGTGCTCGCCGAGGCGGGCATCGCGATCCCGGACGAGCAGGAGGACGAGGTGGAGAAGTTCCGCGAGTTCCTCGACCAGATCTCGCCGGAGGACTTCGGCGGCCAGCAGTAGTCGGGGGTGGCAGTAGTCCGCCACGCCGTCCGTTCGCAAATCCAGTTTTGCCAAAGGGCGTTCGCATACCCACACTAGGGGCACGAAAAACCACTCGGCCGGGTGACATTGTCACCGGAGCCCGGCGTGGCGATCGTTGACGGGTCCGGGGCGACTGCTTACCGTCAGGAGTGGCTCCGGTCGGTTACGCCTTCCGGGGGCCGAACGGGGCATCAGGACGAGCGGACGGAGGTAGGCATGAGCGGCATGGGCGACGAAGCAGCCGTCGGAGGCCAGTGCTCCGTGCACGTCCCGCGCTCCGCGCGCAGTGTGCTGGAGCGGACCCGCGAGGGTGTCGGGGCCGAGTCGGAGCTGCCGAGGGTCGGCCGCTTCCCGGCCGTGCAGGCGGGCCAGCCCGCGATCGAGCGGCTCCCGCCGACCTCGGCACTGGTCGGCTACCGGGGCCCGACGGCCTGTGCGGCGGCCGGCATCACCTACCGTCAGCTGGACTACTGGGCCCGGACGGGCCTGCTGGAGCCGAGCGTGCGGACGGCCTACCCGGCCAACTCGCAGCGGCTGTACAGCTTCCGCGACATCCTGCTGCTGAAGATCGTCAAGAAGCTGCTGGACACCGGGGTGTCGCTGCAGAACATCCGGGTGGCGGTCGGCCACCTGCGCGGCACCGAGGCCGAGGACCTGACCGGGCTGACCCTGATGTCCGATGGCGCCACCGTCTACGAGTGCACCTCGCCGCAGCAGGTGGTCGATCTGCTGAAGGGTGGTCAGGGTGTCTTCGGGATCGCGGTGGGCGCGGTCTGGCGGGAGCTGGAGACGGCGCTGAGCCGGCTGCACGCCGAGCGCACCGACACCGGTGAGACCCTGGTCGGCCAGGACCCGGCCGACGAGCTGGCCCAGCGGCGCAACCGCGCGGGCTGACCGCGCGTCGCTCTCCCCGGAAGAAGGATCAAGGGGAGGCACGATGCGTCGAGTGGTCCAGCGGCGGCTGTTCCAGGCCGCGGTGGCGGCGAGCGCGGTGGCACTGGCGCCGATGACCTGGCTGTGGCTCGGCGCGGGCGACCGGGTCGGCACGGTGGCACAGGCGCCCAGTGCCCCGGTGGCGGTGGTCTTCGGGGCCGGGCTGTTCGACGGCAAGCCCTCGCCCTACCTGGCGCACCGGCTGGACGCCGCGGTGACGCTCTATCAGGACCACCGGGTGCAGGCCGTCCTGGTGACCGGCGACAACAGCCGGACCGAGTACGACGAGACCGACGCGATGCACGACTACCTGGTCGAGCACGGGGTGCCCGCGGTGCGGGTGGTGGAGGACTACGCCGGCTTCGACACCTGGGACTCCTGCACCCGGGCGCAGAAGGTCTTCGGGGTGGAGCGGGCGGTGCTGATCAGTCAGACCTTCCACGTCCGCCGGGCGCTGGCGCTCTGTCAGGCGGCGGGCATCGACTCGTACGCGGTCGGGGTGGACGAACCCACGGACAGTACCTGGTACTACGGCGGCCTGCGGGAGATACCCGGTGCGGGCAAGGCGGCGCTGGACGCGCTGTTCGAGCCGGACCCGACCTTCCTCGGGGAGAAGGAGCACGGCCTCGGCCGGGCGCTGGCGGACGCCGCGCACTGAGGCGGCACCTGACACGCGGTACCTGACACAGCGGGACCGGATCACCCGGAAACTGTCGTACCCCTGCGGGATGATCGGCAGGTGCGGTCAGTGCCGAGCATCCTCCACCTCGACATGGACGCCTTCTTCGCGGCGGTGGAGCAGGCGGCCAAGCCGAGCCTGCGCGGGAAGCCGGTGATCGTCGGCGGGCTGGGCGGCCGGGGCGTGGTCTCCACCGCCTCGTACGAGGCCAGGAAGTTCGGCGTCCACTCGGCGATGCCGATGGCCCAGGCCCGGCGGCTCTGTCCGAACGCGGCCTTCCTGACCGGCCGGTTCGAGGCCTACCGGCAGGTCAGCGAGCTGGTGATGGGGCTGCTGCGGGAGCTCTCCCCGCTGGTCGAGCCGCTCAGCCTGGACGAGGCTTTCGTGGACTTGGAGGAGGGCCCGTACGGTCCGTCGCTGGCGGCGGCCGGGCCGGTGGCGGCGCCGGAGCTGATCGTGGCGATCGCGGCCGACCTGCGGGCGGACATCACCGAGCGGACGGGCCTGACCGCCTCGGTCGGTCTGGCCACCTCCAAGCTGATGGCGAAGATCGCCTCCGAGCAGGCCAAGCCGGACGGGCTGGTGCTGGTCGAGGCCGGGCAGGAGCGGGCGGTGCTGGCCACCATGCCGGTCCGGGCGCTGCCCGGGGTCGGCCCGGCCACCGAGCAGGTGCTGCGCCGGGTCGGCCTGGAGAAGGTGGCGGACCTGACGGCGGCGGGGGAGGCGGAGCTGGTCCAGCTGCTCGGGCGCTCGCACGGCCTCGGCGTGTTCCAGATGTCGACCGGTCAGGACGACCGCCCCGTGGTGCCGGACCGGGACGCCAAGTCGGTCTCGGTCGAGGACACCTTCGAGGTGGACCTGCTGGACCGGGGGCGGGTGCTGCAGGAGATCGACGTGCTGACGGCCCGTTGTGTCCGCCGCCTGCACGCCAGCGGCCGCTCGGGGCGGACGGTGGTGCTCAAGGTGCGGCGCTTCGACTTCTCCACCCTGACCCGCTCGGAGACGCTGCGGGCGCCCACCGACGACGAGACGGTGATCGCCGAGACGGCCCGGCGGCTGGCGCTGCAGGTGGACATCACCGGTGGCGTCCGACTGCTCGGGGTCGGGGTGTCGCAGCTGGCCGACTTCACCCAGGAGGACCTGTTCGCCCAGGCGGAGCAGGCCGAGCGGGCCGAACGGGCCGCCGCGCAGGAGGTGCTGGAGGAGGTCATGGCCGAGCCGGCGCCGGTGGTGGAGGAGATCCGGCACTGGCGCCCCGGCCAGGATGTGACGCACGCTCAGCTCGGCCCCGGGTGGGTGCAGGGCAGCGGGGTCGGCCGGGTCACGGTGCGGTTCGAGACCCCGCAGAGCGAGATCGGCCGGGTCCGCACCTTCGCGGTGGACGACCCGGAGCTGACGCCGTCCCGGCCGCAGCCGCTCCGGCCGGGGATGGTGCTCCCGGACGAGGAGGACGAGGACTGAGAAACGGGAGCGGCCCCCGCACCGTGTCCAGCGGTGCGGGGGCCGATCTTCCGGCCGGGCCCGGTGTGCGGTCGTGATGCCCTCACGTACCGCCGTGGGCCCGGCGGCCGCGCGACCCGTCCCTGAGCGCGCGGCCGGACGCCGTCAGGCGTCGGTCTTCACCAGCTCCGGGGCGGCGGCAGCAGCCTCGACCGGGGCGGGAGCGGTCTTGATCCGGCGGATCGCGAACGGCACCACGGCGGCCACCAGGCACATCACGCCGGCCACCCAGAAGGCGTGCTGGTAGGCGTCCAGGGTGGGCAGCGGGACCGGCAGGTTCGGGATCAGGTCACCGGTCAGGATGGCGCCCATCACGGCGGTGCCGATGGCGCCACCGACGGTGCGCAGCACGGCGTTCATGCCGTTGGCGATGCCGGACTGCTCGACCGGGACGGCGCCGTTGATGTAGGCCGGCATCGCGGCGTAGGCCAGGCCGACGCCGAGACCGAAGATGGCCGAGGAGAGGTAGATGTCACCCTCGGCGCCGTGCCGGAGCGCCAGGTAGACCATGCCGGTGGCGCCGAGCAGGCCGCCGAGCACCAGCGGCAGCCGGGGCCCGCGACGGGCGATCAGCAGCGCGCCGACCGGGGCGGCGACCATCGAGCCGATGGCGGAGGGCAGCAGCATCACACCGGCGTGCAGCACGCTGGCGGTGAAGCCGTAGTGCGCGATCTTCTCGGGGGTCTGGGCGAAGTTGCTGATCACCATGAACGAGCCGTACATGCCGAAGCCGATCAGCAGCCCGGAGAGGTTGGTGAAGGCGACGGCCGGACGGGCCATCATCTTCATGTCGACCAGCGGGTGGGCGACCTTGACCTCGATGATGCCCCAGATCAGCGCGACCACCGCGGCGACGGCGAACAGGCCGAGGGTGCGGGTGGAGGTCCAGCCCCAGGTGTTGCCCTGGCTGACCGCGACCAGCAGGGCGCAGAGCCAGCCGGCCAGGGTGAGCGCGCCGAGCGGGTCGGCGCCGCCGTTCTTGTCGGTCACCGGGTCGGTCGGGACCCGGAAGATCACCAGGACGACGGCCAGCAGGCCGAAGGCCAGGCCCATCCAGAAGATCGACTTGTAGTTCCAGTGCTCCAGCAGCAGGCCGGTGGCGACCAGGCCGAGGCCGCTGCCGACGCCCATCGAGGCGCTGATCAGCGCCACGCCGCCGGTGACCTTCTCCTTGGGGAGCTCGTCCCGGACGATGCTGATCGCCAGCGGGAGCACCCCGCCGCCCGCGCCCTGCAGGACGCGGGCGACCACCAGCCAGGTGAACGAGTGGGTGCCGACCGCCAGGGCGGACCCGGCGACCAGGCCGCCGAGCGAGACCAGCAGCATCGGCTTGCGGCCGCGCAGGTCGCCGAAGCGGCCGAGCAGCGGGGTCAGTACGGCGGCGGACAGCAGGTTCGCTGTCATCAGCCAGGTGATGTTCGAACCGGAGACGTCCAGTTCCTTGGCCAGGGAAGGCAGGATCGGGACGACCGCGGTCTGCACCACGCTGAACGCCAGCATCGCCAACACCAGGGCGGGGAGCACGCGCGCGCTGCTCGGCCTCACGGAATTTCCTCCAGTTCGGGCCACCCGTGCGAAGAGCTTCAGGTGGACGAAAGTAAACGAACTGAAGTAACGATGGCGGCAGATACTTCACTCTGTCAAATATTGCTTGGTGAAGCTTTGGCAAAGTGGCGGGGCGTCAGGACGGACGGAGCGGCTCCGGGCGCAGCTGGGTGCCGTTCGAGGACGCCGGAGCCGGTGTCGCGGCGGGTGCGGGGGCCGGGTTGGTGGTGTCGTCGTGGATCTCCACCTGCTCGCGGCGCAGCTCCTCGCGGATCACCGCCTCCTCGGTGAACCGCTCGACCACCAGGCGGACCCGCTCGACCGGTGCCAGGTACTTGCGCACCACCGGGCGCTCCTCCCGGAGCGTCACCTCCTCGACCGCCTCGGCGATCTCCTGCT
This genomic interval from Kitasatospora gansuensis contains the following:
- a CDS encoding SanA/YdcF family protein; amino-acid sequence: MRRVVQRRLFQAAVAASAVALAPMTWLWLGAGDRVGTVAQAPSAPVAVVFGAGLFDGKPSPYLAHRLDAAVTLYQDHRVQAVLVTGDNSRTEYDETDAMHDYLVEHGVPAVRVVEDYAGFDTWDSCTRAQKVFGVERAVLISQTFHVRRALALCQAAGIDSYAVGVDEPTDSTWYYGGLREIPGAGKAALDALFEPDPTFLGEKEHGLGRALADAAH
- a CDS encoding DNA polymerase IV — translated: MRSVPSILHLDMDAFFAAVEQAAKPSLRGKPVIVGGLGGRGVVSTASYEARKFGVHSAMPMAQARRLCPNAAFLTGRFEAYRQVSELVMGLLRELSPLVEPLSLDEAFVDLEEGPYGPSLAAAGPVAAPELIVAIAADLRADITERTGLTASVGLATSKLMAKIASEQAKPDGLVLVEAGQERAVLATMPVRALPGVGPATEQVLRRVGLEKVADLTAAGEAELVQLLGRSHGLGVFQMSTGQDDRPVVPDRDAKSVSVEDTFEVDLLDRGRVLQEIDVLTARCVRRLHASGRSGRTVVLKVRRFDFSTLTRSETLRAPTDDETVIAETARRLALQVDITGGVRLLGVGVSQLADFTQEDLFAQAEQAERAERAAAQEVLEEVMAEPAPVVEEIRHWRPGQDVTHAQLGPGWVQGSGVGRVTVRFETPQSEIGRVRTFAVDDPELTPSRPQPLRPGMVLPDEEDED
- a CDS encoding MFS transporter translates to MRPSSARVLPALVLAMLAFSVVQTAVVPILPSLAKELDVSGSNITWLMTANLLSAAVLTPLLGRFGDLRGRKPMLLVSLGGLVAGSALAVGTHSFTWLVVARVLQGAGGGVLPLAISIVRDELPKEKVTGGVALISASMGVGSGLGLVATGLLLEHWNYKSIFWMGLAFGLLAVVLVIFRVPTDPVTDKNGGADPLGALTLAGWLCALLVAVSQGNTWGWTSTRTLGLFAVAAVVALIWGIIEVKVAHPLVDMKMMARPAVAFTNLSGLLIGFGMYGSFMVISNFAQTPEKIAHYGFTASVLHAGVMLLPSAIGSMVAAPVGALLIARRGPRLPLVLGGLLGATGMVYLALRHGAEGDIYLSSAIFGLGVGLAYAAMPAYINGAVPVEQSGIANGMNAVLRTVGGAIGTAVMGAILTGDLIPNLPVPLPTLDAYQHAFWVAGVMCLVAAVVPFAIRRIKTAPAPVEAAAAAPELVKTDA